ATGTGGCCGTCAAATTGAAATACAGTTTGCACAAGGTGATCGAAAAAGTAAGTTCAACTAAAcattagatcttatttattcagcAGAATGAGTTTTAGTTATgacagatttttcttatttcaaattcTTTCGGAAAATGATACTGTTAAAGTAGCTGTTACTGAGGTTTTCAGgtaataaattatttcatattctAGCACCAGGCCAGATGAAATCAAAAGAACGTCACCCTTGTTCTCCAAGTGATCATAGGAGATCAAGAAGCCCCAGCCAAAGGAGAACTCGAAGTAGAAGTTCTTCATGGGGAAGAAATAGGAGACGGTCTGATAGCCTTAAAGAGTAAGTACAAATATAAGAGGATTGAAAaacttaattttctattttccctgGAAGACATTTTAAAGAGTTTTCAGAAAAAGGCCACAAGAATAATTtgatttaatatacataaaaatcaactttttttagaaaaatatgctcttagggtgcctgggtgacttggttaagtgtctctcttttgattttggctcaggtcatgatctcagggttgtgagttcgagccctgcatccagctccatgCTTATTGTGGAgctcaagattttctctctctccctcttcctgccccgtcctccctctctctctctctctctctctttaggaaaaaaaaaaaaaaaaagatgtgctatTCCCTATTTGGAATGTATTGTTACTTAACTTGGGTTTATTGGATAACTTCCAGTGTTTTTATTTCATGGAAGATTTAACTTAGacctttttaatagaaaaataatatgtactgaagaagaaaaccaaatcttaaaatgtgtacttgataaataaaatgaggaattttattttaattttaaagattttatttatttatttgacacagatagtgagagggcacaagcaggggggagcaggctccctgctgagcaaggagtcccactcgggtcttgatcccaggaccctatgatcaaTTTCAGCTATTGTTTAAATaataactgagctgaaggcagatgtttaatggactgaggcacccaggttccccaaggaattttaaataaataaaattttcctaactgaactcagtaattaaaaatctgAAGTTCTGGTGAGTAAAAACTCATAAGAAATAGAATGAATCACTTGTGAAATGTTGaaactaaaattaatataaatcaatatatttgtaaaagataagttattttcaaaaataaattcaaaatatggtattattggggtgcttgggtggctcagtgggttaagcctctgccttcagctcaggtcatgatatcagggtcctgggatcgagccctgcatcaggctctctgctcagcagggagcctgcttcctcctgcctctctgcctgcctctctgcctacttgtgatctctctgtcaaataaataaaatcttttttttaaaaaatggtattattataagaagacatgaaaataatgggttttttgaaaaagatatttgcatgtTGTCTATTTTGTTAGCCAAGAGtttatttctgttaaaataatagtaaatcaCAATGGAAATTAATTATTTGGTAAAGCtatttaaataactgaaattGTATTAGCATGCCTAAAGCCTTAAATAATTTAGTATTTATCTGGAGTTTCAATGTAGAATTTAAAGGTAAATTCTGtccttgtggcacctgggtggcttagttggttaagtgtctgccttcagctcagatcatgataccagctcctgggattgagctctgcatcaggctccctgctcagtggggagtctgcttctttcctcctccaactcctcctcctcctcctccttgtgctctctctctttcactcactctctaataaataaataaaatctttttttttttaaagattttatttgacagatcacaaataggcagagaggcagacagagagagagagagagagaggaaagtagactccctgctgagcagaaagcccaatgtgggactcgatcccaggactctgagatcatgacctgagctgaaggcagaggcttaacccactgagccacccaggcgccccaataaataaaatctttaaaaaaaaaaaaagtaaattctatTCCTAAAGGTTAGCACTGgagttcctggctggctcagttggtggaacctgctattcttgatcttggggtcatgagttctagccccatgttAGATGTAGAgttcgctttaaaaaaaaagaatgatcagcATTTACACTAATATTCTCTTTCTGTGAGTAGTATGCTTacctgaggaaaaagaaaaaatgtctattgTCCCAAGTCATCATGGAACATCAGGAATAGAATGAACCCCATCTTGTAAGACAATACTCTTTTGCTTTAGACTCATTATAACATCATTGCTTAACCTCCCTGacctgttttttcatttgtaaaattgtaTCATAAAGACTGCAGATCTTACCTGGCGCTCCTTATATTCATAAGGATCAGATTTTGTGTCtgcatgtgtgggtgtgtatatgtAAATGAAGCAGAATTCGTATAAGTctaacaaaataagtaaatacagtaTATGAGGTATTATCTTAGATAAAGAGgactcttattttgtttttagtggatatagattaaaaaaacaaactagttTGTTGCTGTCCACTGGATTATGATGAATTCTTTGAGGGGcaagttttgttttattcatgctTACATCCCCAGCACTTAGCAGTAGTCCCTAGCTCATGTTAGCCATTCcatacatttttgttgaattCATACTtcagtgtatatatatttctgaaaaattgCCCCTCAGCCTTCTTTAGTaacatcccccccccttttttttccccatgttggatttttttctgaaGGACAATTTTCCCATTTGGCTTTCTATGACAGgaatgaaatttaataatttctttcttcttttcattaagagagggagagaaggttggggagaagcagagggagagacagaacctTAAACAGGCACCACACTCATTGTggtgcctgacatggggcttgatcctaccaccctgagatcatgatctgagctgaaatcaagagtcagatgcttaaatgactgatccacccaggtgccccaaaatttaataatttctaaaagCTTCTGCTTTTATTCCAGAATATATTCTCGATCAGTATATTTATACTGTCCAGTGCTCTTTATTCCTTCATATAATTCCATGCTTCTAtctgagattattttctttcatcctaaagaagttttattatttcttacagtAGAAGTCTGCTGGCAgtgaattctttcagcttttgtttatctgaaaaatCTTCACTTTATATTCActtttgaaggatttttttgCTGGGGATAGAATTCTGGGTTGGCAGGGactttttttgtatgtatgtatgtatatgtgtgtgtgtgtgtgtgtgtgtgtgtgtatgtaactaaataatctctacactgaGTATGAGGCCTgaactcatgatgctgagatcaagagttgcatgctctattaACTGAGCAAAGCAGGCACCCCTTAcccctgcttttaaaaataatattattctatttcttgatATTTATAGTCAGCTGTCAGTCTTAATGTTGCTCCTTTGAAGGTATTGTGTCTTAAATTCTGGTTTCCTCTTCAAATCATAGAAATCTTTCACCTTTCACTAAAAGATTTCCATGGAAAGGAAAACTGGCTCTTAAACCACTTTTTCGAGGCCTTGTTTTAACAGGACTGTAAAAAAGTaaatagttaattaattaaataaaggtAATGTGTTTTATTCTCCAGGGTTTACTGAGCGTCTTGAAATTGTGAGTTGATACTTCACTAATTTGGGAAAATTCTAGGTCGttatctctttaaatattgcTTCTGCctcattcagtttttctttttgactGTGTGACTATGTTCTGTATTCTCTTACATTCTGTTACGGAtttcttaaaattccttttctttccttgtgtttcagtatttatgttgttttacagttcaattcatttttttcttctactgtaTCTAGATTGCTGTTATATTGATCTAATGActtaaatttcagaaatatattttcagttctaaaatgtccatttgtttctttctatAGATTCCAGTATTCTCTTGGATGtctctttttaaatctgtttgcctgtcttttctttttacttccttgAGCATACTAgtcatagtaattttttttaattcctgtctGAATAATGCCAATATCTATATTACTTTGCATCTGGGTTTTCGgttgtattttggtcttttatttccttagcttttagtaatttttatgttttacataCCTCATAATTTCTTTATTGAATGTTGGACATTGTTGATGAAAACTTGAAACACTTTGGGTGATACCCTTCAAAGAAAGTTTTCTTCTAGCAGGTGGAGTATTGGCAGATCACCTTGATCCTCTTGAGGCTTGGTTTGAGGCATTGTTAAGGCTGATTTATTTAGCTTTATACTTACTTTTAGGGTGTGGTCCTTACCTGTAGGATATGGTCCTCGTGGGTTCTTAACTGAAAGCCTGAATTGTTACTCTAATTTCCTTGACCTTTTGGTGGCTTAAACTCCAGCTTTTCTCCCCAGCACTGTGTGTCTGATAGAATTTCAGCTTAATTCCTGAATCTTCCAACTGCTATTTTTGCTGACTTCTTGGAGTCTGATCCTGTACTTGCACAGCTTAAAAGATGGCCAATGACTTGAAGAGAATTTATAGGAAAATTTTAGGAGATTTTCCAGTCTGCCATTCCCTCCTTGAGATTTTGCCTCTTTAGTACCAACCATTTTGGTAAATCTGAATCCTAACTTGTCTCTCCAGCTTAGTCAGACAGCCATTTTCTGGTTGGGTTCAGTTTCCCCCTGTCAGCACTTGGAAAATGGTCTTAGATAAAAGAGCCATGGCTTGTAACCCCCCAAGTTCTCCTAGGGTTGATTATTCTACAATACCTTTAAATAGTTGTTTTATAATGTTATTTAGCTTCTTTATATAGTTGTTTCCCACATGAAGTTTAGTCTAATGCGCATTGTTCTATCATGGCAGGATTCAGAAGTCCTGCATCTagattttgtgtttgtctttatAAGCATTATTTGACAAACTTTaattactctctttctcttttcttctttttttttttcctttccttcagattTTCGTACCTCTTGGGAGTTGTATAACCCAGATTAAACATGCAGGGCATTTTTCAGAACTGACCTATATCATAAGATAAATCTAGCAAGGCAGATTTGGTCACAGATTCTAGTATAACAAATATTACAAACTTGTTACCTATGTTTGAACTAAAAgcatgcaaaataaaattaaaattgtttctttgagtttatccAGGAAAAACACAACTAATATAAAGTGTATAAGTTCCTGAAATTGCTGTTTCCTAacttttcattaaatgtttttgTGTGAAATATATACTCTTAACATTCATAATGTTTGCAGGTCTCGACACAGGCGGTTTTCTTATAGCCAATCTAAATCTCGCTCCAAATCACTACCAAGGCGGTCTACCTCAGCAAGGCAGTCAAGAACTCCAAGAAGGAATTCTGGTTCTAGAGGACGGTCAAGGTCCAAGTCCTTACCAAAAAGGTCCAAGTCAATTGGAAAATCACAATCAAGTTCACCTCAAaagcagactagctcaggaacAAAATCAAGATCACATGGAAGACATTCTGACTCCATAGCAAGATCCCCCTGTAAATCTCCCAAGGGGTATACCAATTCTGAAGTTAAAGCACAAACAGCAAAACACTCTCATTTTCGATCACATTCCAGATCTCGGAGTTATCGTCATAAAAACAGCTGGTGAACAGCCACAGAAGAGTGCTACATAGTCTTGAATGTGTTATTAAACCTctcattatgttaaataaaaattcttcaagGCTTATAGAAAATGTGAGTTACTTTGGGCATGtgcaacaaataaaatctctagtTTTGGGGTAATAAAGACTTGGTCTCCATTGAAAGGGCCCATACCACAAATTATGATGTGTCTGATATGTCACCAGTTTATGGACCGTTTTTTTGTTTACATTGTGGCAGAAGGATACTTTTCAAGGGAATTGGGTAAAATGAAACTAATGTGGAAAATCCTACTTGGATATAATAAGTAATATTAATGATaccttttacaaaaatattttttactttaaagcaCTTTTACTTTCATGTAAAAACTAATTAAATAACTGTATAATTACAGAGGGCAGACTTAAACTATTTGATACCTTGATGACTCTCTTGTATCTTCTGTTTAAACTTGGGCCGGTTCTTAGTGGATATTAGTTCATATTACAAAATTCTGACATTCCTAAAAGTAGAATTTATCTAGAGATCAAGTGTTCAAAAAATACATTCTCTCCTGAGCtcaaaaaaagcttttatttttactatgtgGAACAGTATAGATAAATTGACATTAAGTTGCATCCTGTACCGTGTTCATTCactttcagaaatagaaaaatgttttaaaaaacactgagTTTTGAATGGTTGGAGACTACTTCTCTAAAAATTATGTGCAGGACTCATTATCCAAAAATACTCATATTAAGCCTTATACATTTGAAGAGTGGTACATTTtgtataaaaagttttttttaacattatttctaCATATCTACTTTTCATCCactacttaattttttctttttggagttcCAGCTCAAGACTTTAAATTGTATAGAGTAAgtcctgttatttttttaaagtgtttagtATCTTGTATTAAAGAATTCAATACTGCATCCTCAATAAGCTTTGTGGCATTCAGATTTACTTtacatgcttttcatttttataaaccaAATAACTTTATTGATATTGCTTTTGTAGTTGTTAAAActgagaatttctttaaaaatgtgtagttTACGTTTTTCAGAGGGTTTTGGTAGTATTTGTGATAAAATGGTTTTGCATATGATTATTATAGGGGATATATTTATAGAGTTCTACTTGTGTACTTTGTTGAAGTATATTGAAACTTAAAAGTTCTCAGCCCATATAGTTAATATTTGTGACTAGagtgcttaagaaaaaaaatcttgtcttatATTTTTGGCATATAGGAGCCAGTgttgcttctgttttttttttttttaatactaattcCACTTTTCGTTGCATTTTAGACCCTATGTAAGAAACAgctttacaaaataatttatatgctGGTAATATTTGGACAAGTACCATAAATTCATGTAACCTGTACAGTACCTTCTGAATACACTTTCTTTAATCATTAATAGAATTAACTTCAAAACTACAACTCTTTGAAGTGTTCAGCTGTAATAAAACTTAGTCATAAAATTATGTGGCACTGTTGAAAATCTAAAGGATAGTCCAaagaaagaacagacaaatattaatagtaatgttttatattttctaaataaatgtttgGGTTTATCCACAGAGTTACCTGAAATACTGTTATTTGAAGTACTAAGTAGGAATTGATTATAGTGTCTATACTTTGCATTTGATTATATCTtagtaaaaatttaatatagcagtatttctgaagatttttacCCTTTAATTTAcctctgattttgttttctgttgtaaTCTTCAGGCTGCTTAGGAGGATACTATTTGATTTGATGGAAAAACTGGAATATTAGTTGAGACTCTTGAACATTTACTTGGCACTGCTCTGTAAGTTTTACATTATTTACTCATCATCACAACAGCTCTATGAGATAAATACCACTGCAGATAAGGAAAGGGGATGCAGAGAGGCTCAGTGATACCCACTAGGTCACATAGCACATACTATTAGACTTGGGAGTGGGCAGTGGCTGGGCTCCAGACTTGCCCCTCCCTGTGATGCTTTGACAGATACATGCTAAACTGAGATAATGtttagagggaaaggagagaatagaattagaaaaataaatgattataagCTTTCAGTGTAAATGGGTTCTGTGACTAAGTGGAAATTGACAGTTGTGCTGGTTCCTTGAGAAATTGTCTTCTGGGTATATCTCTTCTAGGATTCACTTTTGTTACAGAATTTTTTCTTGGACCATTTAGGAGAGGATACTTAGGATAAGACTgttaataaataaagcaaatgtttCACACATCTGTGATCATTTCCtttaaagataatatatttaCTCAGGTACTTACAAATTTAGTATAGAGAACTAGCTGTCTATCTACATTTGTTCAGGGTCAGAGGATAAGtcagtataaaaaataaatggccactacaactgtttgttttctttctccccataaataatacacaaataattttggggggcacctgggtggcttagtcagttaagtgtctgccttcagctcaggtcatgatccaggagtcttGGGATTACaccccatgtcaggatccctcctcagtgaggaatctgcttctccctctcactctacccacccacctgccctgcttctgttctctcttgctcactctttctcaaataaatatattctcaaataaatataatctttaaaaataatttctgtgtaGCAGCTGAAACTTGGAGCTGCAAACAGTGGAAtaaaccaatttttttattt
This genomic interval from Neovison vison isolate M4711 chromosome 1, ASM_NN_V1, whole genome shotgun sequence contains the following:
- the SRSF12 gene encoding serine/arginine-rich splicing factor 12 isoform X1, with product MSRYTRPPNTSLFVRNVADATRPEDLRREFGRYGPIVDVYIPLDFYTRRPRGFAYVQFEDVRDAEDALYNLNRKWVCGRQIEIQFAQGDRKTPGQMKSKERHPCSPSDHRRSRSPSQRRTRSRSSSWGRNRRRSDSLKESRHRRFSYSQSKSRSKSLPRRSTSARQSRTPRRNSGSRGRSRSKSLPKRSKSIGKSQSSSPQKQTSSGTKSRSHGRHSDSIARSPCKSPKGYTNSEVKAQTAKHSHFRSHSRSRSYRHKNSW
- the SRSF12 gene encoding serine/arginine-rich splicing factor 12 isoform X2; translation: MVGRPEDLRREFGRYGPIVDVYIPLDFYTRRPRGFAYVQFEDVRDAEDALYNLNRKWVCGRQIEIQFAQGDRKTPGQMKSKERHPCSPSDHRRSRSPSQRRTRSRSSSWGRNRRRSDSLKESRHRRFSYSQSKSRSKSLPRRSTSARQSRTPRRNSGSRGRSRSKSLPKRSKSIGKSQSSSPQKQTSSGTKSRSHGRHSDSIARSPCKSPKGYTNSEVKAQTAKHSHFRSHSRSRSYRHKNSW
- the SRSF12 gene encoding serine/arginine-rich splicing factor 12 isoform X3; the protein is MKSKERHPCSPSDHRRSRSPSQRRTRSRSSSWGRNRRRSDSLKESRHRRFSYSQSKSRSKSLPRRSTSARQSRTPRRNSGSRGRSRSKSLPKRSKSIGKSQSSSPQKQTSSGTKSRSHGRHSDSIARSPCKSPKGYTNSEVKAQTAKHSHFRSHSRSRSYRHKNSW